One window of the Lynx canadensis isolate LIC74 chromosome D3, mLynCan4.pri.v2, whole genome shotgun sequence genome contains the following:
- the LOC118517892 gene encoding protein FAM246B-like, producing the protein MAVEPGRPWAQARSVYGASEALRRAAGRRRDNGPQPNGPGPEEARAPGRLARLRGQIRAEAAARADAPRLLRLVERAGAAAGEARAPGAGERADARSSGSVCSVCGEPRGGATYPAGVLEVSERRLQEGLAAVRAELGAGLEALRAELRAELDALRALLPPPPRSARREPRAVPRAAPRGPTLLRALGTMNALATVARHADDAPDGPADGSANRALARKNFKKTPLPPGAPQGGGD; encoded by the coding sequence ATGGCGGTGGAACCCGGGCGCCCGTGGGCCCAGGCGCGCAGTGTGTACGGCGCGAGCGAGGCGCTGCGACGGGCCGCTGGCCGCCGGCGGGACAACGGACCGCAGCCCAACGGGCCAGGCCCTGAAGAAGCCCGCGCCCCGGGCCGCCTGGCTCGCCTGCGGGGCCAGATCCGGGCCGAGGCGGCGGCGCGGGCCGACGCACCCCGGCTGCTGCGGCTGGTGGAGCGGGCAGGGGCTGCGGCGGGGGAGGCGCGGGCGCCGGGGGCAGGGGAGCGAGCGGACGCGCGCAGCAGCGGCTCGGTGTGCTCTGTGTGCGGGGAGCCGCGCGGCGGGGCCACCTACCCGGCGGGCGTCCTGGAGGTGAGCGAGCGGCGGCTTCAGGAGGGCCTGGCGGCAGTGCGCGCGGAGCTGGGCGCGGGGCTCGAGGCGCTGCGCGCGGAGCTGCGTGCCGAGCTGGACGCCCTGCGCGCACTGCTGCCGCCCCCGCCGCGGTCCGCCCGCCGGGAGCCCCGCGCAGTCCCCCGCGCCGCGCCCCGCGGCCCGACCCTGCTGCGAGCGCTGGGCACCATGAACGCCCTGGCCACGGTCGCGAGGCACGCCGACGACGCACCGGACGGCCCTGCCGACGGCAGCGCGAACCGGGCCCTGGCCCGGAAGAACTTCAAGAAGACGCCGCTGCCGCCAGGGGCCCCGCAGGGCGGCGGGGATTGA
- the LOC115498821 gene encoding carbonic anhydrase 15-like isoform X5 — MRSPGFALAFLTVPLVVRGDSEGTWCYDSQDPKCGPTHWKEMAPACGGPAQSPINIDLHLVQRDPTLGPFILQGYNTAPPGPWTLENDGHTVLLHIDAGPQSHLEIRGAGLPLPAYRALQLHFHWGGPGRAGSEHSLDGQRRPMEMHVVHMNTRYQSMGEARGHPDGLAVLAVLLVEQDTDNANFSVLVSSLKNVSERGVSVNLASTFPLSSLLPGASGLSRYYRYSGSLTTPGCQPAVVWTVFEDAVPIGRSQVAQFQTMLQAGLPGSHPAPLTENFRPQQPLGGRRISASPGASIHAAASAPAPTLARVHAALLGLWLWQSP, encoded by the exons ATGCGGTCTCCAGGCTTTGCACTCGCCTTCCTCACCGTGCCACTGGTGGTGCGCGGGGACTCAGAGG GCACCTGGTGCTACGACTCCCAGGACCCAAAGTGTG GCCCCACCCACTGGAAGGAGATGGCCCCTGCCTGTGGGGGCCCAGCCCAGTCCCCCATCAACATTGACCTTCACTTGGTTCAGCGGGACCCCACCCTGGGACCCTTCATCTTACAGGGCTACAACACAGCACCTCCAGGCCCGTGGACCCTGGAGAATGATGGCCATACAG TGCTGCTCCACATAGACGCTGGCCCACAGAGCCACCTGGAGATTCGGGGCGCCGGGCTGCCACTGCCTGCCTACCGCGCACTGCAGCTGCACTTCCACTGGGGGGGCCCTGGTCGAGCAGGTTCAGAGCACAGCCTGGATGGGCAGCGCCGCCCCATGGAG ATGCACGTGGTCCACATGAACACGAGGTACCAGAGCATGGGGGAAGCTCGAGGTCACCCCGATGGGCTGGCTGTGCTGGCGGTGCTGTTAGTG gagCAGGACACTGACAACGCCAACTTCTCCGTCCTGGTATCCAGCCTGAAGAACGTGTCTGAGCGCG gAGTCTCTGTGAATCTGGCCTCCACCTTCCCGCTGTCCTCGCTGCTGCCGGGCGCCTCAGGCCTCTCGCGCTACTACCGCTACTCGGGGTCGCTAACCACGCCTGGCTGCCAGCCTGCGGTTGTCTGGACTGTCTTCGAGGACGCGGTACCCATCGGGCGCTCACAG GTGGCCCAGTTCCAGACCATGCTCCAGGCTGGGCTCCCCGGCTCTCACCCTGCACCACTCACCGAGAACTTCCGCCCGCAGCAGCCTCTCGGGGGTCGCAGGATCTCGGCCTCTCCAGGTGCCTCCATCCACGCAGCAGCCTCGGCGCCCGCCCCAACCCTAGCCCGTGTGCACGCGGCTCTGCTGGGCCTGTGGCTCTGGCAGAGCCCCTAG
- the LOC115498821 gene encoding carbonic anhydrase 15-like isoform X2, with protein sequence MELRESPDCCPSSQFPVHCPQAPGATTPRTQSVVRTECHVRLYGISLCPVATRQSDASMNQKQCACQASLVSAGPTHWKEMAPACGGPAQSPINIDLHLVQRDPTLGPFILQGYNTAPPGPWTLENDGHTVLLHIDAGPQSHLEIRGAGLPLPAYRALQLHFHWGGPGRAGSEHSLDGQRRPMEMHVVHMNTRYQSMGEARGHPDGLAVLAVLLVEQDTDNANFSVLVSSLKNVSERGVSVNLASTFPLSSLLPGASGLSRYYRYSGSLTTPGCQPAVVWTVFEDAVPIGRSQVAQFQTMLQAGLPGSHPAPLTENFRPQQPLGGRRISASPGASIHAAASAPAPTLARVHAALLGLWLWQSP encoded by the exons ATGGAGCTCAGAGAGAGCCCAGATTGCTGTCCCTCATCTCAGTTCCCTGTCCACTGTCCGCAGGCACCTGGTGCTACGACTCCCAGGACCCAAAGTGTGGTGAGGACAGAGTGTCATGTGAGGCTATATGGTATCAGTCTTTGTCCTGTGGCCACTAGACAGTCTGATGCTAGCATGAACCAAAAGCAGTGTGCATGCCAAGCTTCTCTGGTTTCTGCAG GCCCCACCCACTGGAAGGAGATGGCCCCTGCCTGTGGGGGCCCAGCCCAGTCCCCCATCAACATTGACCTTCACTTGGTTCAGCGGGACCCCACCCTGGGACCCTTCATCTTACAGGGCTACAACACAGCACCTCCAGGCCCGTGGACCCTGGAGAATGATGGCCATACAG TGCTGCTCCACATAGACGCTGGCCCACAGAGCCACCTGGAGATTCGGGGCGCCGGGCTGCCACTGCCTGCCTACCGCGCACTGCAGCTGCACTTCCACTGGGGGGGCCCTGGTCGAGCAGGTTCAGAGCACAGCCTGGATGGGCAGCGCCGCCCCATGGAG ATGCACGTGGTCCACATGAACACGAGGTACCAGAGCATGGGGGAAGCTCGAGGTCACCCCGATGGGCTGGCTGTGCTGGCGGTGCTGTTAGTG gagCAGGACACTGACAACGCCAACTTCTCCGTCCTGGTATCCAGCCTGAAGAACGTGTCTGAGCGCG gAGTCTCTGTGAATCTGGCCTCCACCTTCCCGCTGTCCTCGCTGCTGCCGGGCGCCTCAGGCCTCTCGCGCTACTACCGCTACTCGGGGTCGCTAACCACGCCTGGCTGCCAGCCTGCGGTTGTCTGGACTGTCTTCGAGGACGCGGTACCCATCGGGCGCTCACAG GTGGCCCAGTTCCAGACCATGCTCCAGGCTGGGCTCCCCGGCTCTCACCCTGCACCACTCACCGAGAACTTCCGCCCGCAGCAGCCTCTCGGGGGTCGCAGGATCTCGGCCTCTCCAGGTGCCTCCATCCACGCAGCAGCCTCGGCGCCCGCCCCAACCCTAGCCCGTGTGCACGCGGCTCTGCTGGGCCTGTGGCTCTGGCAGAGCCCCTAG
- the LOC115498821 gene encoding carbonic anhydrase 15-like isoform X4 — MRSPGFALAFLTVPLVVRGDSEGTWCYDSQDPKCGPTHWKEMAPACGGPAQSPINIDLHLVQRDPTLGPFILQGYNTAPPGPWTLENDGHTVLLHIDAGPQSHLEIRGAGLPLPAYRALQLHFHWGGPGRAGSEHSLDGQRRPMEMHVVHMNTRYQSMGEARGHPDGLAVLAVLLVEQDTDNANFSVLVSSLKNVSERGVSVNLASTFPLSSLLPGASGLSRYYRYSGSLTTPGCQPAVVWTVFEDAVPIGRSQVGPPPFPLGSSALFPPSRSPGPRLNLSLLRALRWPSSRPCSRLGSPALTLHHSPRTSARSSLSGVAGSRPLQVPPSTQQPRRPPQP; from the exons ATGCGGTCTCCAGGCTTTGCACTCGCCTTCCTCACCGTGCCACTGGTGGTGCGCGGGGACTCAGAGG GCACCTGGTGCTACGACTCCCAGGACCCAAAGTGTG GCCCCACCCACTGGAAGGAGATGGCCCCTGCCTGTGGGGGCCCAGCCCAGTCCCCCATCAACATTGACCTTCACTTGGTTCAGCGGGACCCCACCCTGGGACCCTTCATCTTACAGGGCTACAACACAGCACCTCCAGGCCCGTGGACCCTGGAGAATGATGGCCATACAG TGCTGCTCCACATAGACGCTGGCCCACAGAGCCACCTGGAGATTCGGGGCGCCGGGCTGCCACTGCCTGCCTACCGCGCACTGCAGCTGCACTTCCACTGGGGGGGCCCTGGTCGAGCAGGTTCAGAGCACAGCCTGGATGGGCAGCGCCGCCCCATGGAG ATGCACGTGGTCCACATGAACACGAGGTACCAGAGCATGGGGGAAGCTCGAGGTCACCCCGATGGGCTGGCTGTGCTGGCGGTGCTGTTAGTG gagCAGGACACTGACAACGCCAACTTCTCCGTCCTGGTATCCAGCCTGAAGAACGTGTCTGAGCGCG gAGTCTCTGTGAATCTGGCCTCCACCTTCCCGCTGTCCTCGCTGCTGCCGGGCGCCTCAGGCCTCTCGCGCTACTACCGCTACTCGGGGTCGCTAACCACGCCTGGCTGCCAGCCTGCGGTTGTCTGGACTGTCTTCGAGGACGCGGTACCCATCGGGCGCTCACAGGTGGGGCCCCCACCCTTTCCACTGGGCagctctgccctcttccctccctcccgcaGCCCCGGCCCACGTCTTAACCTGTCTCTGCTCCGAGCCCTCAGGTGGCCCAGTTCCAGACCATGCTCCAGGCTGGGCTCCCCGGCTCTCACCCTGCACCACTCACCGAGAACTTCCGCCCGCAGCAGCCTCTCGGGGGTCGCAGGATCTCGGCCTCTCCAGGTGCCTCCATCCACGCAGCAGCCTCGGCGCCCGCCCCAACCCTAG
- the LOC115498821 gene encoding carbonic anhydrase 15-like isoform X3 yields MELRESPDCCPSSQFPVHCPQAPGATTPRTQSVVRTECHVRLYGISLCPVATRQSDASMNQKQCACQASLVSAGPTHWKEMAPACGGPAQSPINIDLHLVQRDPTLGPFILQGYNTAPPGPWTLENDGHTVLLHIDAGPQSHLEIRGAGLPLPAYRALQLHFHWGGPGRAGSEHSLDGQRRPMEEQDTDNANFSVLVSSLKNVSERGVSVNLASTFPLSSLLPGASGLSRYYRYSGSLTTPGCQPAVVWTVFEDAVPIGRSQVGPPPFPLGSSALFPPSRSPGPRLNLSLLRALRWPSSRPCSRLGSPALTLHHSPRTSARSSLSGVAGSRPLQVPPSTQQPRRPPQP; encoded by the exons ATGGAGCTCAGAGAGAGCCCAGATTGCTGTCCCTCATCTCAGTTCCCTGTCCACTGTCCGCAGGCACCTGGTGCTACGACTCCCAGGACCCAAAGTGTGGTGAGGACAGAGTGTCATGTGAGGCTATATGGTATCAGTCTTTGTCCTGTGGCCACTAGACAGTCTGATGCTAGCATGAACCAAAAGCAGTGTGCATGCCAAGCTTCTCTGGTTTCTGCAG GCCCCACCCACTGGAAGGAGATGGCCCCTGCCTGTGGGGGCCCAGCCCAGTCCCCCATCAACATTGACCTTCACTTGGTTCAGCGGGACCCCACCCTGGGACCCTTCATCTTACAGGGCTACAACACAGCACCTCCAGGCCCGTGGACCCTGGAGAATGATGGCCATACAG TGCTGCTCCACATAGACGCTGGCCCACAGAGCCACCTGGAGATTCGGGGCGCCGGGCTGCCACTGCCTGCCTACCGCGCACTGCAGCTGCACTTCCACTGGGGGGGCCCTGGTCGAGCAGGTTCAGAGCACAGCCTGGATGGGCAGCGCCGCCCCATGGAG gagCAGGACACTGACAACGCCAACTTCTCCGTCCTGGTATCCAGCCTGAAGAACGTGTCTGAGCGCG gAGTCTCTGTGAATCTGGCCTCCACCTTCCCGCTGTCCTCGCTGCTGCCGGGCGCCTCAGGCCTCTCGCGCTACTACCGCTACTCGGGGTCGCTAACCACGCCTGGCTGCCAGCCTGCGGTTGTCTGGACTGTCTTCGAGGACGCGGTACCCATCGGGCGCTCACAGGTGGGGCCCCCACCCTTTCCACTGGGCagctctgccctcttccctccctcccgcaGCCCCGGCCCACGTCTTAACCTGTCTCTGCTCCGAGCCCTCAGGTGGCCCAGTTCCAGACCATGCTCCAGGCTGGGCTCCCCGGCTCTCACCCTGCACCACTCACCGAGAACTTCCGCCCGCAGCAGCCTCTCGGGGGTCGCAGGATCTCGGCCTCTCCAGGTGCCTCCATCCACGCAGCAGCCTCGGCGCCCGCCCCAACCCTAG
- the LOC115498821 gene encoding carbonic anhydrase 15-like isoform X1 produces the protein MELRESPDCCPSSQFPVHCPQAPGATTPRTQSVVRTECHVRLYGISLCPVATRQSDASMNQKQCACQASLVSAGPTHWKEMAPACGGPAQSPINIDLHLVQRDPTLGPFILQGYNTAPPGPWTLENDGHTVLLHIDAGPQSHLEIRGAGLPLPAYRALQLHFHWGGPGRAGSEHSLDGQRRPMEMHVVHMNTRYQSMGEARGHPDGLAVLAVLLVEQDTDNANFSVLVSSLKNVSERGVSVNLASTFPLSSLLPGASGLSRYYRYSGSLTTPGCQPAVVWTVFEDAVPIGRSQVGPPPFPLGSSALFPPSRSPGPRLNLSLLRALRWPSSRPCSRLGSPALTLHHSPRTSARSSLSGVAGSRPLQVPPSTQQPRRPPQP, from the exons ATGGAGCTCAGAGAGAGCCCAGATTGCTGTCCCTCATCTCAGTTCCCTGTCCACTGTCCGCAGGCACCTGGTGCTACGACTCCCAGGACCCAAAGTGTGGTGAGGACAGAGTGTCATGTGAGGCTATATGGTATCAGTCTTTGTCCTGTGGCCACTAGACAGTCTGATGCTAGCATGAACCAAAAGCAGTGTGCATGCCAAGCTTCTCTGGTTTCTGCAG GCCCCACCCACTGGAAGGAGATGGCCCCTGCCTGTGGGGGCCCAGCCCAGTCCCCCATCAACATTGACCTTCACTTGGTTCAGCGGGACCCCACCCTGGGACCCTTCATCTTACAGGGCTACAACACAGCACCTCCAGGCCCGTGGACCCTGGAGAATGATGGCCATACAG TGCTGCTCCACATAGACGCTGGCCCACAGAGCCACCTGGAGATTCGGGGCGCCGGGCTGCCACTGCCTGCCTACCGCGCACTGCAGCTGCACTTCCACTGGGGGGGCCCTGGTCGAGCAGGTTCAGAGCACAGCCTGGATGGGCAGCGCCGCCCCATGGAG ATGCACGTGGTCCACATGAACACGAGGTACCAGAGCATGGGGGAAGCTCGAGGTCACCCCGATGGGCTGGCTGTGCTGGCGGTGCTGTTAGTG gagCAGGACACTGACAACGCCAACTTCTCCGTCCTGGTATCCAGCCTGAAGAACGTGTCTGAGCGCG gAGTCTCTGTGAATCTGGCCTCCACCTTCCCGCTGTCCTCGCTGCTGCCGGGCGCCTCAGGCCTCTCGCGCTACTACCGCTACTCGGGGTCGCTAACCACGCCTGGCTGCCAGCCTGCGGTTGTCTGGACTGTCTTCGAGGACGCGGTACCCATCGGGCGCTCACAGGTGGGGCCCCCACCCTTTCCACTGGGCagctctgccctcttccctccctcccgcaGCCCCGGCCCACGTCTTAACCTGTCTCTGCTCCGAGCCCTCAGGTGGCCCAGTTCCAGACCATGCTCCAGGCTGGGCTCCCCGGCTCTCACCCTGCACCACTCACCGAGAACTTCCGCCCGCAGCAGCCTCTCGGGGGTCGCAGGATCTCGGCCTCTCCAGGTGCCTCCATCCACGCAGCAGCCTCGGCGCCCGCCCCAACCCTAG
- the LOC115498821 gene encoding carbonic anhydrase 15-like isoform X6: protein MAPACGGPAQSPINIDLHLVQRDPTLGPFILQGYNTAPPGPWTLENDGHTVLLHIDAGPQSHLEIRGAGLPLPAYRALQLHFHWGGPGRAGSEHSLDGQRRPMEMHVVHMNTRYQSMGEARGHPDGLAVLAVLLVEQDTDNANFSVLVSSLKNVSERGVSVNLASTFPLSSLLPGASGLSRYYRYSGSLTTPGCQPAVVWTVFEDAVPIGRSQVGPPPFPLGSSALFPPSRSPGPRLNLSLLRALRWPSSRPCSRLGSPALTLHHSPRTSARSSLSGVAGSRPLQVPPSTQQPRRPPQP, encoded by the exons ATGGCCCCTGCCTGTGGGGGCCCAGCCCAGTCCCCCATCAACATTGACCTTCACTTGGTTCAGCGGGACCCCACCCTGGGACCCTTCATCTTACAGGGCTACAACACAGCACCTCCAGGCCCGTGGACCCTGGAGAATGATGGCCATACAG TGCTGCTCCACATAGACGCTGGCCCACAGAGCCACCTGGAGATTCGGGGCGCCGGGCTGCCACTGCCTGCCTACCGCGCACTGCAGCTGCACTTCCACTGGGGGGGCCCTGGTCGAGCAGGTTCAGAGCACAGCCTGGATGGGCAGCGCCGCCCCATGGAG ATGCACGTGGTCCACATGAACACGAGGTACCAGAGCATGGGGGAAGCTCGAGGTCACCCCGATGGGCTGGCTGTGCTGGCGGTGCTGTTAGTG gagCAGGACACTGACAACGCCAACTTCTCCGTCCTGGTATCCAGCCTGAAGAACGTGTCTGAGCGCG gAGTCTCTGTGAATCTGGCCTCCACCTTCCCGCTGTCCTCGCTGCTGCCGGGCGCCTCAGGCCTCTCGCGCTACTACCGCTACTCGGGGTCGCTAACCACGCCTGGCTGCCAGCCTGCGGTTGTCTGGACTGTCTTCGAGGACGCGGTACCCATCGGGCGCTCACAGGTGGGGCCCCCACCCTTTCCACTGGGCagctctgccctcttccctccctcccgcaGCCCCGGCCCACGTCTTAACCTGTCTCTGCTCCGAGCCCTCAGGTGGCCCAGTTCCAGACCATGCTCCAGGCTGGGCTCCCCGGCTCTCACCCTGCACCACTCACCGAGAACTTCCGCCCGCAGCAGCCTCTCGGGGGTCGCAGGATCTCGGCCTCTCCAGGTGCCTCCATCCACGCAGCAGCCTCGGCGCCCGCCCCAACCCTAG